A segment of the Leptotrichia sp. oral taxon 215 str. W9775 genome:
TCCAACAGGAATTGCACACACATATATGGCGGCAGAAGCATTGAAAAAAGCCGCAAATGAAATGGGTGTAAATATAAAGGTTGAAACAAATGGGGCTGACGGAAGAAAAGATGTACTTACAGAAGATGATATAAAGAAAGCAAAAGGTGTAATTCTGGCAATAAACAGAAACATTGAAGTGAACAGATTTGATGGAAAACCATTAATTCAGGTTGAAGCAAAAGAAGGAATAAATAATGCAAAAGGATTAATCCAGAAGGTTTTAGATGGACAAGCTCCAATTTTCCATGCAAGCGGTTCTTCAGAAGCATCAGAAGGATCTTCTTCTGAGAAAAAAGGACTTTATAAACACCTGTTGAGTGGAGTTTCATATATGCTTCCATTGGTAATAAGTGGAGGAATATTAATAGCATTGGCATTTTTAGTAGATACAATAACAGGACATGCAAATGCCGGTGGTGGATTTGGTTCAACAAGTTATCTGGCAAAATTATTTATGACTGTGGGAAAAGCCGCATTTGGATTATTCCTTCCAATATTGGGTGGATATATAGCTTACAGTATAAGTGAAAGGGCAGCCTTAACTCCAGGACTTGTAGCTGGACTTCTGGCTAGTACTCCTCTTGTTGAAAATGGTCCTGTTTCAGGATTTATAGGAGCGTTAATAGGTGGATTCCTGGCAGGTTATGTTGTTAAATTTCTAGTATGGGCATTTAAAGGGTTACCTAAAGCTTTAAATGGATTAAAAATGATTTTATTCTATCCAGTATTTTCAGTATTAATAACAGGTTCAGTAATGTGGCTTGTCATTAATCCAATTGCAACTGGGTTAAATGTATGGATGAATAACGGATTAGGTTCAATGCAAGGTGCAAGTGCAGTATTATTAGGTGCTTTATTAGGTGGTATGATGGCTCTTGACATGGGAGGACCTATAAATAAAGTTGCTTACGTATTTGGAACAGGTACACTTGCAACAACTATGACAACAGGTGGAAGTTTCTCAATGGCGGCAGTTATGGCAGGTGGAATGGTACCTCCAATAGCAATTGCAATGGCTTCACAATTATTTAAAAATAAATTTACTGAACAGGAAAGAGAAGCAGGACTGACTAACTACATAATGGGACTGTCATTTATAACAGAAGGAGCAATCCCTTATGCAGCGGCGGATCCTACGAGAGTAATTCCGGCAAGTGTAATTGGTTCTGCAATAGCAGGTGCATTAGTAGGATTATTCCAGATAAAAATACCTGCACCTCATGGTGGGATACTTGTAATGGCATTAAGTAACAATTTCTTCCTATATTTAGTTTCAATATTGCTTGGAAGTTTTGTTGCAGCAGTAATTTTGGGAATATTAAGAAAAAAAGTAACTGAATAATTGGGACAGCTTCAAGTATAAAAAATGAAAAGACAATTTTGAAAAGTTTAAAGTATAGGAGTACTTTAAAGGGAAAAATAATGGTAAAAGCTATGAAAATAAAAAAGATAAATGTAGCATATAGAAAAGATAAATAAAATATATAAATTGGGAAAAATCGCCTTTCTAAATATATAACTGAGAATGAAGTTAGTGTTTAGAGGCGTTTTTTTAAAAAAAAAGTATTTAAAAATATCAAAATGTGGTATAATAAAACAATCAAAGATAAATAATAGTAATAAATATATTTTGAGTAAGAGGAGAAGAAAAGTGGAAGAGAACAAGACTTTGTTGAAAATCAACAACCTATATACGAGTTTTCGTATTAAAGATGCATATTATCCTGCTGTGGACAATGTCACGCTTGAGCTTAACAAGAACGAAATACTTGC
Coding sequences within it:
- a CDS encoding fructose-specific PTS transporter subunit EIIC → MKISDLLIKDRINLDVQSSDKTGIIRELAKLHEKTGVLNDYEGYVNALMAREAQSSTGIGEGIAIPHAKTEFVKEPALAMGRKKEGIEYDSLDGEPATLFFMIAAPDGANNTHIETLARLSQLLLDDDFKAALENAATADEVVDIINKAEAEKFSGEEKKEEVAEVESPQVSEDKPYIIAATACPTGIAHTYMAAEALKKAANEMGVNIKVETNGADGRKDVLTEDDIKKAKGVILAINRNIEVNRFDGKPLIQVEAKEGINNAKGLIQKVLDGQAPIFHASGSSEASEGSSSEKKGLYKHLLSGVSYMLPLVISGGILIALAFLVDTITGHANAGGGFGSTSYLAKLFMTVGKAAFGLFLPILGGYIAYSISERAALTPGLVAGLLASTPLVENGPVSGFIGALIGGFLAGYVVKFLVWAFKGLPKALNGLKMILFYPVFSVLITGSVMWLVINPIATGLNVWMNNGLGSMQGASAVLLGALLGGMMALDMGGPINKVAYVFGTGTLATTMTTGGSFSMAAVMAGGMVPPIAIAMASQLFKNKFTEQEREAGLTNYIMGLSFITEGAIPYAAADPTRVIPASVIGSAIAGALVGLFQIKIPAPHGGILVMALSNNFFLYLVSILLGSFVAAVILGILRKKVTE